From the genome of Fusarium oxysporum f. sp. lycopersici 4287 chromosome 3, whole genome shotgun sequence, one region includes:
- a CDS encoding myosin-crossreactive antigen: MYYSKGNYEAFARPLKPESIEAKKAWIVGSGLAGLSTAAFLVRDAQMPGKNITILEELKIPGGALDGIKEPEKGFVIRGGREMDSHFECLWDLFRSVPSIEEQGASVLDEFYWLNKRDPNNSLQRATIKQGQDAGTGKLFTLSEKAQLEIMKLFLATRAEVENKRIDQVFSQAFFKSNFWLYWQTMFAFQTWHSALEMKLYLHRFVNHIKGMPDFSTLKFTKYNEYESLILPLKKWLEDQGVTFQYNTKVQDVDFDIEKDKKTATFIHWVKDGEKGYQSLGSNDLVFMTIGSLTENSASGDHQTPAKLDDGPAPAWDLWRRIAAKDPLFGRPGVFCDNISATKWMSATVTTLDKRIPEYIQQICKRDPFSGKVVTGGIVTARDSSWIMNWTVNRQPHFKNQPEDQIVVWVYGLLVEKDGDYVKKPMQDCTGEEITQEWLYHLGVPESDIPDLAVQGAKCVPVMMPYVTSLFMPRQAGDRPDIVPAGAENFAFIGQFAETTRDTIFTTEYSVRTGMESVYQLTGVDRGVPEVFGSTYDVRVLLDAMCHLRDGKELATWLPERIRKFFVNKLERSQIGQLMHEYHLI, encoded by the coding sequence ATGTATTATAGCAAAGGCAACTATGAAGCCTTTGCTCGACCACTCAAACCCGAGAGcatcgaggccaagaaggcatGGATCGTTGGCTCTGGCCTAGCCGGTCTTTCCACCGCCGCATTCCTCGTGCGCGATGCTCAGATGCCAGGCAAGAACATCACTATCCTTGAAGAACTCAAGATTCCAGGCGGCGCCTTGGATGGCATCAAGGAGCCCGAGAAAGGGTTCGTCATCCGAGGCGGTCGCGAGATGGACTCTCATTTCGAGTGTCTTTGGGATCTGTTCCGTTCTGTTCCCTCGATCGAGGAACAGGGAGCCAGtgttcttgatgagttcTACTGGCTTAATAAACGTGATCCGAACAATTCACTCCAGCGGGCTACTATCAAGCAAGGCCAGGACGCAGGGACCGGGAAGCTCTTCACACTCAGTGAGAAGGCCCAGTTGGAGATTATGAAACTCTTTCTCGCCACGAGAGCCGAAGTCGAGAACAAGCGGATTGATCAAGTTTTCAGTCAAGCCTTCTTCAAGAGTAACTTTTGGCTGTACTGGCAGACCATGTTTGCCTTTCAGACTTGGCACTCGGCACTAGAGATGAAGCTGTATCTCCACCGCTTTGTCAACCACATTAAAGGCATGCCTGACTTTTCAACCCTCAAGTTCACCAAGTACAACGAGTACGAGTCTCTTATTCTGCCTCTGAAAAAGTGGCTCGAGGACCAGGGCGTGACTTTTCAGTACAATACTAAGGTCCAGGACGTTGACTTTGACATagaaaaggacaagaagacTGCGACTTTCATTCACTGGGTTAAGGATGGAGAGAAGGGTTACCAAAGTCTTGGATCAAACGATCTTGTTTTCATGACGATTGGCTCGTTGACTGAAAACTCTGCTTCTGGTGATCACCAAACCCCAGCTAAACTTGACGACGGTCCAGCTCCCGCATGGGATTTGTGGCGTCGAATCGCAGCCAAAGACCCCTTATTCGGTCGCCCTGGAGTTTTCTGCGATAACATCTCTGCCACAAAATGGATGTCAGCAACAGTGACCACTTTGGACAAGCGAATCCCCGAGTACATCCAGCAAATCTGCAAACGAGATCCCTTCAGCGGCAAAGTCGTAACTGGAGGCATCGTTACAGCTCGTGACTCCAGCTGGATCATGAACTGGACGGTTAATCGTCAGCCTCACTTCAAGAACCAGCCCGAGGACCAGATTGTTGTTTGGGTCTatggtcttcttgttgagaaagACGGCGACTACGTCAAGAAGCCGATGCAGGACTGCACTGGTGAAGAGATCACGCAGGAATGGCTATATCATCTAGGAGTTCCAGAGAGCGATATCCCTGATCTTGCAGTCCAGGGCGCTAAATGCGTACCAGTCATGATGCCCTACGTCACATCGCTTTTCATGCCGCGACAAGCAGGTGACCGTCCAGATATTGTCCCAGCTGGGGCTGAGAACTTTGCCTTCATTGGCCAATTCGCTGAGACTACGCGCGACACTATCTTTACTACCGAGTATTCGGTTCGTACAGGCATGGAGTCTGTATACCAGCTTACTGGAGTCGACCGTGGTGTTCCGGAGGTATTTGGTTCAACGTATGATGTGAGAGTTTTACTGGATGCCATGTGTCATTTGAGGGATGGCAAGGAGTTGGCTACGTGGTTGCCAGAGCGTATTCGCAAATTCTTTGTCAACAAGTTGGAAAGGTCACAGATTGGGCAGTTGATGCACGAGTACCATCTCATTTGA